The Coccidioides posadasii str. Silveira chromosome 2, complete sequence genomic interval TCGAGCCGCCCGCGGAGGCCGGCGGACCGGGGCCTAAGCCGGTGGGGATGGCGCTCTTCTTCTACAACTACTCGACGTGGCGGTCTGCGCCGGGGGTGTACCTGGAGGATCTCTATGTGATGCCCGAGTACCGCGGGAAGGGATACGGGTTCAAGCTGCTGCGACGGCTGGCGGAGGAGGTTGTCAGGGTTGGAGGGAAGAGACTAGAGTGGAGCGTGCTGGCGTGGAATGAGCCGAGCATCCAGTTCTACAAGGCGATCGGAGCGACGGCGATGGACGAGTGGTTGAAGATGATGGTGGACGGGGATGCGCTGAGGAGGCTGGCGGGAATTGTTGAGTAGGTCAATCAGGCACCCCGAATAATAATCGAGAGGGAGCCTGGTTGGAGGATCGCCAGGCTGGTCAAGTAGCTGAAGCTTCCCATATGTTGGAATACGGGAGCCCAGCCGAGCTATGAGGTTTGTGAGAATACAAAAAGGCATAAGGGCTCTTTTGAGGAGGCAGAAGCCTCCTTATATACGTGGGTTCCATCTCAATCGTCGAATGGAGTACACCAGTCATGATTCCGTCAGCTCCTCCATACAAGTGATACGGAGTAGTCCTTATTATGAGAAGATTGAATCAAAGTGTTCAACAGGGGGCAATCAATAATAATTCTCTCTCTACGGAGTAAGCTCCATCCATCGATAATGATCTTCAGCAATCCAGTAAACCGCTGGAGTGGCGGCTCGAGCTTGTGAGTTGCCAACAACTCTCTTGATCCCGGCAGACGATGTTCATCTTAATTATTAGACTTACTGGCCAATACAGAACTgaatgctgaatgtatacggagtacggaacAGCTGGCTAATCTCCTGATAGAGCATAATGTACTGCGTATACGGGCCTGAACGGATCGCCGCATCGGGCAGGATCGTGCACGGGCCATGGTGACGTCAGCTCAAGCCACAGCTCAGCCAGCCGCCAGCTGGTTGGCCGGCGCGGGTTTGTGAGCTGTTTTTCCCCCTTTGCTCGCTTGCGGTGGAATTTATTGACCTTCTCACGAACAATGTCAAGTTGATATTATATGTAGGGAGCTCTTCCACCGAACACGGAGTGCTTTCAGCTTTACCCTTCTTTGGAGGAGCCACCACTGGACAGCCTATCCCTCTTCCAATGGAGCCGGAGCTCGAGGCCAGCCATCGATCCAAGCTGGACCAGATCTTCCACGTCGAATATGTGATCCTGTACCGCTTCCAGGATGGAGGTACGTCGTCATCATGATTGTCTACACCCACAAACTGTGTTGAT includes:
- a CDS encoding uncharacterized protein (EggNog:ENOG410PPYP~COG:E), which translates into the protein MANQQPTIRFATEDDIPTILRFIEDLAAYEKASHEVEATVSSLRETLSFPDSPPKRGNAYTFLIEPPAEAGGPGPKPVGMALFFYNYSTWRSAPGVYLEDLYVMPEYRGKGYGFKLLRRLAEEVVRVGGKRLEWSVLAWNEPSIQFYKAIGATAMDEWLKMMVDGDALRRLAGIVE